The following are encoded together in the Rhizobium tumorigenes genome:
- a CDS encoding FtsB family cell division protein, producing the protein MWTKYHKKKRLGHLVLPAITVAFVSYFGYHCVHGDYGLRATEVFEQQRLARSKDLADLVAKRQHLEKEVALLSDGSLDKDMLDEKARYQLDYSKADEIVIFNK; encoded by the coding sequence ATGTGGACAAAATATCATAAGAAGAAGCGACTCGGTCACCTGGTGCTTCCAGCCATCACCGTCGCTTTCGTATCTTATTTCGGCTACCACTGCGTCCATGGCGACTACGGCCTGCGGGCGACCGAAGTCTTCGAGCAGCAGCGACTGGCTCGCTCCAAGGATCTGGCCGATCTCGTCGCCAAGCGACAGCACCTTGAAAAGGAGGTTGCCCTGCTCAGCGACGGATCGCTCGACAAGGACATGCTGGATGAAAAGGCCCGCTACCAGCTTGATTATTCCAAGGCCGACGAAATCGTGATCTTCAATAAATGA
- the pdhA gene encoding pyruvate dehydrogenase (acetyl-transferring) E1 component subunit alpha, protein MAPKIASVSNRKTSKSARIETNGGPIADFDRDEELKAYREMLLIRRFEEKAGQLYGMGFIGGFCHLYIGQEAVVVGMQMAQKEGDQVITAYRDHGHMLACGMEARGVMAELTGRSSGYSHGKGGSMHMFSKEKHFYGGHGIVGAQVSLGTGLAFANKYRGNDSVSVAYFGDGAANQGQVYESFNMAALWKLPIVYIIENNHYAMGTSSARATAQSNYSLRGSGFGIPGIQVDGMDVRAVKAAADEALQHCRSGKGPIILEMLTYRYRGHSMSDPAKYRSKDEVQKMRSEHDPIEQVRLRLVGKGWASEDDLKAIDKDVRDIVADSADFAQSEPEPDASALYTDILL, encoded by the coding sequence ATGGCGCCGAAAATCGCGTCCGTTTCCAACCGGAAAACGTCCAAGTCAGCACGTATTGAAACCAACGGCGGTCCTATCGCCGATTTCGATCGCGACGAAGAGCTGAAAGCCTACCGCGAAATGCTGCTCATCCGGCGTTTCGAGGAAAAGGCCGGACAGTTGTACGGCATGGGGTTCATCGGCGGATTCTGTCACCTCTACATCGGCCAGGAAGCTGTCGTCGTCGGCATGCAGATGGCCCAGAAGGAAGGCGATCAGGTTATAACAGCCTATCGCGACCACGGACATATGCTTGCTTGCGGCATGGAAGCGCGTGGCGTCATGGCCGAACTGACTGGTCGCAGCAGCGGCTATTCGCACGGCAAGGGCGGCTCGATGCACATGTTCTCGAAAGAGAAGCATTTCTACGGTGGTCACGGTATCGTCGGTGCGCAGGTTTCGCTCGGTACCGGGCTCGCTTTCGCCAACAAATACCGTGGCAATGACAGCGTCTCTGTCGCCTATTTCGGCGACGGTGCGGCCAATCAGGGCCAGGTCTACGAGAGCTTCAACATGGCTGCTCTCTGGAAGCTTCCAATCGTCTATATCATCGAGAACAACCACTACGCCATGGGCACCTCCTCGGCGCGCGCGACGGCGCAGTCCAACTACTCGCTGCGCGGTTCGGGCTTCGGCATTCCCGGTATTCAGGTCGATGGCATGGACGTGCGCGCTGTCAAGGCGGCAGCCGACGAGGCGCTCCAGCATTGCCGTTCTGGCAAGGGCCCGATCATTCTCGAAATGCTGACCTACCGCTATCGCGGCCATTCGATGTCCGACCCGGCGAAGTATCGCTCCAAGGACGAAGTGCAGAAGATGCGCTCAGAACATGATCCGATCGAGCAGGTGCGCTTGCGCCTGGTCGGAAAAGGCTGGGCATCCGAAGACGATCTGAAGGCGATCGACAAGGATGTTCGCGATATCGTTGCTGACAGTGCCGATTTCGCCCAGTCCGAGCCGGAGCCGGATGCATCCGCGCTCTACACAGACATTCTGCTCTGA
- a CDS encoding pyruvate dehydrogenase complex E1 component subunit beta translates to MPIDILMPALSPTMEEGTLSKWLKKEGDKVTSGDVIAEIETDKATMEVEAVDEGTIGKLLVAEGTQGVKVNAKIAILLAEGESADAMNAGPDAEKAAAPKADADTPAAASNDAGGKARQSADEPTARADSKVPAQPKAHIAADPDIPAGTEMVSTTVRDALRDAMAEEMRADDNVFVMGEEVAEYQGAYKVTQGLLQEFGARRVIDTPITEHGFAGIGVGAAMSGLKPIVEFMTFNFAMQAIDQIINSAAKTLYMSGGQMGAPIVFRGPNGAAARVGAQHSQDYSAWYSQIPGLKVVMPYTAADAKGLLKAAIRDPNPVVFLENEILYGQHFDVPKMDNFVLPIGKARIHRTGKDVTIVSFGIGMTYAVKAVAELEQLGIDVELIDLRTLRPMDLPTVIESVKKTGRLVTVEEGYPQNSVGTEIATRVMQQAFDYLDAPILTIAGKDVPMPYAANLEKLALPNVGEVVDAVKAVCYK, encoded by the coding sequence ATGCCTATCGATATCCTGATGCCCGCCCTCTCTCCGACGATGGAAGAAGGCACACTCTCCAAATGGCTGAAGAAGGAAGGTGACAAGGTCACTTCCGGCGACGTCATTGCCGAAATAGAGACCGACAAGGCGACGATGGAAGTCGAAGCCGTCGACGAAGGCACGATTGGCAAGCTCCTGGTCGCCGAAGGCACCCAGGGCGTCAAGGTCAATGCCAAGATCGCGATCCTGCTGGCCGAAGGCGAAAGCGCCGACGCCATGAACGCCGGTCCGGACGCCGAAAAGGCTGCCGCCCCCAAGGCCGATGCCGATACGCCGGCTGCGGCCAGCAACGACGCTGGCGGCAAGGCGCGCCAATCTGCCGACGAGCCGACAGCCCGCGCCGACAGCAAGGTACCGGCCCAGCCGAAGGCCCACATCGCTGCCGATCCGGACATCCCGGCCGGCACCGAAATGGTCTCGACGACCGTGCGCGACGCACTCCGCGACGCCATGGCGGAAGAAATGCGCGCTGACGACAACGTCTTCGTCATGGGCGAGGAAGTGGCCGAGTACCAAGGCGCCTACAAGGTGACGCAAGGGCTGCTTCAGGAATTCGGCGCCCGCCGCGTGATCGATACCCCGATCACCGAGCACGGCTTTGCCGGTATCGGCGTCGGTGCCGCCATGTCCGGCCTGAAGCCGATCGTCGAGTTCATGACGTTCAACTTCGCCATGCAGGCCATCGACCAGATCATCAACTCTGCCGCCAAGACGCTCTACATGTCCGGCGGCCAGATGGGTGCGCCGATCGTCTTCCGCGGCCCGAATGGCGCTGCGGCCCGCGTTGGCGCCCAGCACAGTCAGGACTACTCGGCCTGGTACAGCCAGATCCCCGGCCTCAAGGTCGTCATGCCGTACACGGCTGCCGACGCCAAGGGCCTGCTGAAGGCTGCGATCCGCGATCCGAACCCGGTGGTCTTCCTTGAGAACGAAATCCTCTATGGCCAGCATTTCGATGTGCCGAAGATGGACAACTTCGTGCTGCCTATCGGCAAGGCCCGCATTCATCGCACCGGCAAGGACGTGACGATCGTCTCGTTCGGCATCGGCATGACCTACGCGGTCAAGGCTGTCGCCGAACTCGAACAGCTCGGCATCGACGTCGAACTGATCGACCTGCGCACGCTGCGTCCGATGGACCTGCCGACCGTCATCGAATCGGTGAAGAAGACCGGTCGCCTCGTCACCGTCGAGGAAGGCTATCCGCAGAACTCGGTCGGCACCGAAATCGCCACCCGCGTCATGCAGCAGGCTTTCGACTACCTCGATGCGCCGATCCTGACGATCGCCGGCAAGGACGTTCCGATGCCCTACGCCGCCAATCTCGAAAAGCTGGCCCTTCCGAACGTCGGCGAAGTCGTCGATGCGGTGAAAGCCGTCTGCTACAAATAA
- a CDS encoding pyruvate dehydrogenase complex dihydrolipoamide acetyltransferase, with protein MPINITMPALSPTMEEGTLSKWLVKEGDQVKSGDVLAEIETDKATMEVEAIDEGTVAKLVVAAGTQGVKVNALIAVLAADGEDVGAAASGAGSAASAAEPAAKPEAAPAGKAEEQVKADAPAVAPAAPAAPKAAPVSASGNKTFSSPLARRLAKEAGIDVSAVAGSGPHGRVVKSDIEAAVAGGGVKAASAPSATPASAPAASAPKGASDEAVMKLFEAGSYDLVPHDNMRKIIAKRLVESKQTIPHFYVTVDCNLDALMTLRAQLNDAAPRKDSAPAYKLSVNDMIIKAMALALRDVPDANVSWTENAMVKHKHVDVGVAVSIPGGLITPIIRKAELKTLSAISNEMKDLGKRAKERKLKPEEFQGGTTSVSNMGMMGVKEFAAVINPPHSTILAVGAGEQRVIVKKGEMAVATVMSVTLSTDHRSVDGALGAQLLGAFKGYIENPMGMLV; from the coding sequence ATGCCTATCAACATCACCATGCCTGCCCTGTCGCCGACCATGGAAGAGGGTACGCTCTCCAAGTGGCTGGTCAAGGAAGGCGATCAGGTCAAGTCCGGCGACGTGCTGGCCGAGATTGAAACCGACAAGGCCACCATGGAAGTCGAGGCAATCGACGAGGGCACTGTTGCCAAGCTCGTCGTTGCCGCCGGTACCCAGGGCGTCAAGGTCAACGCGTTGATCGCCGTGCTTGCCGCCGATGGCGAGGATGTCGGTGCTGCTGCCAGCGGTGCCGGATCCGCCGCTTCGGCTGCAGAACCTGCAGCCAAGCCTGAAGCAGCGCCCGCTGGCAAGGCAGAGGAACAGGTCAAGGCGGATGCGCCGGCCGTGGCCCCCGCAGCACCTGCCGCGCCAAAAGCAGCGCCGGTCTCTGCCAGTGGGAACAAGACCTTCTCTTCGCCGCTCGCCCGTCGCCTTGCCAAGGAAGCCGGAATCGATGTGTCGGCAGTGGCCGGCTCCGGCCCGCATGGTCGTGTCGTCAAGAGCGATATCGAGGCTGCGGTTGCCGGTGGTGGTGTCAAGGCGGCATCCGCGCCTTCGGCAACCCCTGCATCTGCACCGGCCGCAAGCGCCCCCAAGGGTGCGTCGGACGAAGCGGTCATGAAGCTGTTCGAAGCCGGCTCCTACGATCTCGTGCCGCATGACAACATGCGCAAGATCATCGCCAAGCGTCTGGTCGAATCCAAGCAGACCATTCCGCATTTCTATGTGACGGTGGATTGCAATCTCGATGCCCTGATGACGTTGCGCGCGCAGCTCAACGATGCCGCACCGCGCAAGGACAGCGCGCCGGCCTACAAGCTGTCGGTCAACGACATGATCATCAAGGCCATGGCGCTTGCGCTCCGCGATGTGCCGGATGCCAACGTGTCGTGGACCGAGAACGCCATGGTCAAGCACAAGCACGTGGACGTGGGCGTCGCCGTCTCCATCCCGGGCGGCCTGATCACGCCGATCATTCGCAAGGCCGAGCTGAAGACGTTGTCTGCCATCTCCAACGAGATGAAGGACCTCGGCAAGCGGGCCAAGGAACGCAAGCTGAAGCCGGAAGAGTTCCAGGGCGGCACGACGTCGGTCTCGAACATGGGCATGATGGGCGTCAAGGAATTTGCCGCCGTCATCAACCCGCCGCACTCGACCATCCTGGCCGTGGGCGCAGGCGAGCAGCGCGTAATCGTCAAGAAAGGCGAAATGGCTGTTGCCACCGTGATGAGCGTGACGCTGTCGACCGACCACCGCAGCGTCGACGGTGCCCTTGGGGCGCAGCTGCTGGGCGCCTTCAAGGGCTACATCGAGAACCCGATGGGGATGCTGGTGTGA
- a CDS encoding endonuclease domain-containing protein, which translates to MAWNRDKPNSPSASAARNAHKLRKLMTDAERRLWTALRREMTELKDTHFRRQMAIGPYVADFVCLGRRLIIEVDGKIHDDRDQRLRDAVRDTYLRGEGFRVMRFSNTDVMLDMPLVLRRIVAAIATPTPSPSPQGVGEPEALP; encoded by the coding sequence ATGGCATGGAATCGGGACAAGCCAAATTCACCCAGCGCCTCAGCTGCTCGGAATGCTCACAAGCTGCGCAAGCTCATGACCGACGCAGAGCGCCGTCTTTGGACCGCCCTTCGCCGAGAGATGACGGAATTAAAAGATACACATTTCCGTAGGCAAATGGCTATCGGGCCCTACGTCGCGGATTTTGTATGTCTCGGACGCCGATTGATAATCGAGGTTGACGGCAAGATTCATGACGATAGGGATCAGCGCTTGCGTGATGCCGTACGTGATACTTATCTACGAGGCGAAGGCTTTCGCGTGATGCGGTTCTCGAATACGGACGTGATGTTGGACATGCCATTGGTGCTGAGACGAATCGTAGCGGCGATTGCCACCCCCACCCCTAGCCCCTCCCCGCAAGGGGTAGGGGAACCGGAGGCATTGCCATGA
- a CDS encoding SGNH/GDSL hydrolase family protein — protein sequence MKTVLCYGDSLTWGYDADTLGRHEFENRWPSVLQEALGGKVRVIAEGLNGRTTAFDDHLADGDRNGARILPTILETHAPVDLVVILLGSNDMKPVLSGSAFAACQGMARLVGLIRHHDWAFDYDAPEILIVAPPIICDTANAPFAAMFAGGVEESPKLATIYRDLADEMGCGFFDGASVAVTTPLDGVHLDVENTRALGRGLEPMVRMMLGL from the coding sequence ATGAAAACTGTTCTTTGCTACGGCGACTCCCTGACCTGGGGCTACGATGCAGACACGCTCGGTCGGCATGAATTCGAAAACCGCTGGCCGAGCGTGCTGCAGGAAGCACTCGGCGGCAAGGTTCGCGTCATTGCGGAAGGTCTGAATGGCCGCACCACGGCCTTCGACGATCATCTGGCCGACGGCGATCGCAATGGAGCGCGGATCCTGCCGACCATCCTCGAGACGCATGCGCCGGTCGATCTCGTCGTCATCCTGCTCGGTTCCAACGACATGAAGCCAGTGCTGTCGGGGTCCGCCTTTGCCGCCTGCCAGGGAATGGCGCGGCTCGTGGGCCTGATCCGACACCACGACTGGGCGTTTGACTACGACGCCCCGGAAATTTTAATCGTCGCGCCGCCGATCATCTGTGACACGGCGAATGCGCCATTCGCTGCAATGTTTGCCGGTGGCGTGGAAGAATCGCCGAAGCTGGCGACGATCTACCGCGACCTGGCGGACGAGATGGGCTGCGGCTTCTTCGACGGTGCCTCGGTTGCGGTCACCACACCGCTCGACGGTGTTCATCTCGACGTTGAAAATACCCGGGCACTCGGGCGCGGCCTTGAGCCGATGGTGCGGATGATGCTCGGGCTTTGA
- the lpdA gene encoding dihydrolipoyl dehydrogenase yields MADNYDVIIIGSGPGGYVAAIRAAQLGLKTAIVEREHLGGICLNWGCIPTKALLRSAEVMDHANHFKDYGLVLEGTVKPDVTAVVARSRGVSARLTGGVAFLMKKNNIDVIWGEAKITKPGEIVVAKSKKPAVQPQNPLPKNIKSEDGTYNAKHIIVATGARPRALPGIEPDGKLIWTYFEAMKPQALPKTLLVMGSGAIGIEFASFYRSMGVDVTVVEVMSSIMPVEDVEISAIAKKQLEKRGLKFILDAKVTKVEKSADSITATIETKDGKSQQITADRMISAVGVVGNIDNLGLEALGVKTDRGCVVIDGYGKTNVPGIYAIGDVAGAPMLAHKAEHEGVVCVEKIAGLPNVHATDKSKVPGCTYCNPQVASVGLTEVKAKELGRDIRVGRFPFAANGKAIALGEDQGLCKVIFDNKTGELLGAHMVGTEVTELIQGFVIAMNLETTEEELMHTIFPHPTVSETMKEASLDAYGRALNA; encoded by the coding sequence ATGGCAGACAACTACGACGTCATTATCATCGGCTCCGGTCCCGGCGGTTACGTGGCGGCGATACGCGCGGCCCAGCTTGGCCTCAAGACGGCGATCGTCGAGCGCGAGCATCTCGGCGGCATCTGCCTGAACTGGGGCTGTATCCCGACCAAGGCGCTGCTGCGCTCGGCCGAGGTGATGGACCACGCCAACCATTTCAAGGATTACGGCCTTGTGCTCGAAGGTACCGTCAAGCCAGACGTGACCGCTGTCGTCGCCCGCTCGCGCGGCGTTTCTGCGCGGCTGACCGGCGGCGTCGCCTTCCTGATGAAGAAGAACAATATCGACGTTATCTGGGGTGAAGCGAAAATCACCAAGCCGGGCGAGATCGTCGTCGCCAAGTCGAAGAAGCCTGCCGTTCAGCCGCAGAACCCGCTGCCGAAGAACATAAAGAGCGAAGACGGCACCTATAACGCCAAGCACATCATCGTCGCCACCGGCGCCCGTCCGCGTGCGTTGCCTGGCATCGAGCCGGATGGCAAGCTGATCTGGACCTATTTCGAGGCAATGAAGCCCCAGGCTCTGCCGAAGACGCTTCTCGTTATGGGTTCCGGCGCCATCGGCATCGAGTTCGCCAGCTTCTACCGCTCCATGGGCGTAGACGTCACCGTCGTCGAGGTCATGTCGTCGATCATGCCGGTCGAAGATGTCGAGATCTCCGCCATTGCCAAGAAGCAGCTCGAGAAGCGCGGCCTCAAGTTCATCCTTGACGCCAAGGTCACCAAGGTCGAAAAATCGGCCGACAGCATCACCGCCACCATCGAGACCAAGGATGGCAAGAGCCAGCAGATCACTGCCGACCGGATGATTTCGGCAGTCGGCGTCGTCGGCAATATCGACAATCTCGGCCTCGAAGCGCTCGGCGTGAAGACCGATCGCGGCTGCGTTGTCATCGACGGCTACGGCAAGACAAACGTCCCAGGCATCTATGCGATCGGCGATGTCGCGGGTGCTCCGATGCTTGCCCATAAGGCCGAGCATGAAGGCGTCGTCTGCGTCGAAAAGATCGCCGGCCTGCCGAACGTGCATGCCACCGACAAGAGCAAGGTTCCCGGCTGCACCTATTGCAATCCGCAGGTAGCCTCTGTCGGCCTTACCGAAGTTAAGGCCAAGGAACTCGGCCGCGACATTCGCGTCGGCCGCTTTCCTTTCGCTGCCAACGGCAAGGCCATTGCGCTCGGCGAAGACCAAGGGCTATGCAAGGTCATCTTCGACAACAAGACGGGCGAATTGCTTGGCGCGCACATGGTCGGCACCGAGGTCACCGAACTGATCCAGGGCTTTGTCATCGCGATGAACCTGGAGACGACGGAAGAAGAGCTGATGCACACCATCTTCCCGCATCCGACCGTGTCGGAGACGATGAAGGAAGCATCGCTGGACGCCTACGGTCGCGCGCTGAACGCTTGA
- a CDS encoding GlsB/YeaQ/YmgE family stress response membrane protein: MELLSQPWVVFLLIGLVAGFLASLVVGGGGLLSCLLSGVIGAFVGGFLFHALGISLGIQNLLVVQIIHATVGAIIVVLLARAIAWG, from the coding sequence ATGGAACTTCTATCGCAGCCTTGGGTCGTATTCCTGCTGATCGGCCTCGTCGCCGGCTTTCTCGCCAGTCTGGTTGTCGGCGGCGGCGGTCTCCTCAGCTGCCTGCTGAGCGGCGTCATCGGTGCATTCGTCGGTGGGTTTCTGTTTCACGCGCTGGGCATCTCGCTCGGCATCCAAAATCTGCTGGTCGTGCAGATCATTCATGCGACCGTCGGCGCCATCATTGTGGTGTTGCTGGCGCGAGCGATAGCCTGGGGCTAA
- a CDS encoding GlsB/YeaQ/YmgE family stress response membrane protein: MMGVGWIGAIIIGGLAGWLAGKLMEARYGILLNIVLGIVGSVVANAILTQFHIAVADTRMGFFITGFLGACILIFLARLVQR; encoded by the coding sequence ATCATGGGCGTAGGTTGGATTGGCGCTATCATCATCGGCGGACTTGCCGGCTGGCTGGCCGGCAAGCTGATGGAGGCGCGTTATGGCATCCTCTTGAATATCGTGCTCGGCATTGTCGGATCGGTTGTGGCGAACGCCATCCTGACCCAGTTCCACATCGCCGTGGCGGACACGCGCATGGGCTTTTTCATCACCGGTTTCCTCGGTGCCTGCATACTGATATTTCTCGCCCGGCTCGTCCAGCGATAG
- the lipA gene encoding lipoyl synthase, whose amino-acid sequence MVTILDTINPSALRIRHPEKAHKPDTEVLRKPDWIRVKAPTSRGYAETRAIVKEHKLVTVCEEAGCPNIGECWDKKHATFMIMGEICTRACAFCNVSTGKPNALDMAEPENVAKAVKEMGLSHVVITSVDRDDLADGGAEHFEKVIWAIRASSPLTTIEILTPDFLKKPGALERVVAAKPDVFNHNMETVPGNYLTVRPGARYFHSIRLLQRVKELDPTMFTKSGIMVGLGEERNEVLQLMDDLRTADVDFLTIGQYLQPTRKHHAVMSFVTPDEFKSYETVAYTKGFLMVASSPLTRSSHHAGDDFARLRAARERKVLMAAE is encoded by the coding sequence ATGGTCACGATTCTCGACACCATCAATCCATCTGCCTTGCGCATCCGTCACCCGGAAAAGGCCCACAAGCCCGATACCGAAGTGCTGCGCAAGCCGGACTGGATCCGCGTCAAGGCCCCGACCTCGAGGGGCTACGCGGAAACGCGCGCCATCGTCAAGGAACACAAGCTGGTCACCGTCTGCGAAGAAGCAGGCTGCCCGAACATCGGCGAGTGCTGGGACAAGAAGCACGCGACCTTCATGATCATGGGCGAGATCTGCACCCGCGCCTGCGCCTTCTGCAACGTCTCGACCGGCAAGCCAAATGCCCTCGACATGGCCGAGCCTGAAAATGTCGCCAAGGCCGTCAAGGAAATGGGCCTCAGCCATGTCGTCATCACCTCCGTCGACCGCGACGACCTCGCGGATGGCGGCGCCGAGCATTTCGAGAAGGTGATCTGGGCGATCCGCGCCTCGTCTCCGCTGACCACCATCGAGATCCTGACGCCTGACTTTTTGAAGAAGCCCGGTGCGCTCGAGCGCGTCGTCGCCGCCAAGCCTGACGTCTTCAACCACAATATGGAAACGGTGCCCGGCAACTACCTGACGGTGCGCCCAGGTGCGCGCTATTTCCACTCTATCCGCCTGCTACAGCGCGTGAAGGAACTCGACCCGACGATGTTCACAAAGTCCGGTATCATGGTCGGCCTCGGCGAAGAGCGCAACGAAGTGCTGCAGCTGATGGACGACCTGCGCACCGCCGATGTCGACTTCCTGACCATCGGCCAATATCTGCAGCCGACCCGCAAGCACCATGCCGTGATGAGCTTCGTCACGCCGGACGAGTTCAAGTCCTATGAGACAGTTGCCTACACCAAGGGCTTCCTGATGGTGGCGTCCAGCCCCTTGACGCGGTCCTCCCATCACGCCGGCGATGATTTCGCGCGGCTTCGTGCGGCACGCGAGCGAAAGGTGCTGATGGCGGCCGAGTAG
- a CDS encoding AAA family ATPase yields MTALTKPEAPNYLTDIADVAERIGKASRIMVIGCSGGGKSTLSQYLAARFGLTYVSIDRDILWLPGWAQRDRQEQRRLMAEKAQEERWVFDGTGPSTFDIRLPRTDLVIWVRMPRLLCIWGVTQRWLRWIGRTRPEMAPGCPEKIDWEFLRYVWTFDDRFAPQVVASLVKNGPDVPVFQLNSRRQMRRLLDLLGPPA; encoded by the coding sequence ATGACTGCATTAACGAAGCCCGAGGCCCCGAACTACCTGACTGATATCGCAGATGTGGCCGAGCGCATTGGGAAAGCCAGTCGCATCATGGTGATCGGTTGCTCCGGCGGCGGCAAATCGACCTTGTCGCAATATCTGGCCGCACGCTTCGGCCTCACCTATGTCTCGATCGATCGTGATATTCTCTGGCTCCCTGGCTGGGCTCAGCGCGACAGGCAGGAACAGCGGCGGCTGATGGCCGAAAAGGCGCAGGAAGAAAGATGGGTCTTCGACGGCACCGGTCCGTCCACATTCGATATCCGCCTTCCACGCACCGATCTCGTCATCTGGGTGCGCATGCCTCGCCTACTGTGTATTTGGGGTGTGACGCAACGCTGGCTCCGCTGGATCGGCCGGACGCGACCCGAGATGGCACCTGGTTGCCCCGAGAAGATCGATTGGGAGTTCCTGCGCTATGTCTGGACGTTCGATGATCGCTTTGCGCCCCAGGTCGTTGCTTCACTCGTCAAGAACGGCCCCGATGTTCCCGTTTTCCAACTAAATTCGCGCCGCCAGATGCGCAGGCTTCTTGATCTTCTGGGCCCGCCCGCTTAA
- a CDS encoding type II toxin-antitoxin system RatA family toxin produces the protein MPKFETHRPVPHTPDQMFDLVADVVRYPEFLPLCNGLVVRSRKERDGKTLLVADMTVGYKAIRETFTTQVLLNRAEHAIDVQYIDGPFKYLDNRWRFQPTADGGCTIDFFIDYEFKSRILGALMGSMFDRAFRMFTEAFETRAGKIYA, from the coding sequence ATGCCAAAATTCGAAACCCATCGTCCGGTTCCCCACACGCCCGATCAGATGTTCGACCTCGTCGCCGATGTCGTGCGCTATCCGGAATTCCTGCCGCTCTGCAACGGCCTCGTGGTGCGCAGCCGCAAGGAGCGCGATGGCAAGACCTTGCTGGTTGCCGACATGACGGTGGGCTACAAGGCCATCCGCGAAACCTTTACAACGCAGGTGCTGCTGAACAGGGCGGAGCACGCCATCGACGTGCAGTACATCGACGGCCCGTTCAAATATCTCGACAACCGCTGGCGCTTCCAGCCGACCGCCGACGGCGGTTGCACAATCGATTTTTTCATCGACTACGAATTCAAGAGCCGCATCCTCGGTGCGCTGATGGGGTCGATGTTTGACCGCGCCTTCCGCATGTTCACGGAAGCCTTCGAGACCCGGGCCGGCAAGATCTACGCCTGA
- a CDS encoding CinA family protein codes for MNTFTDPIATLAARLVTLCKSRGLMVATAESCTGGLIAGSLTDVAGSSAVVDRGFVTYTNTAKMEMLGVQEATLVAYGAVSAETALQMVQGALFRSNAALAVAVTGIAGPGGGSAEKPVGLVHLAARARSGAIVHREMRYGDLGRDAVRLGTVATALEMLLDLAQA; via the coding sequence ATGAACACCTTTACGGATCCGATCGCGACGCTCGCGGCCCGGCTTGTCACGCTTTGCAAGTCGCGCGGCTTGATGGTGGCCACGGCGGAATCCTGTACGGGCGGCCTGATTGCCGGCTCGCTCACCGATGTCGCCGGGTCGTCTGCAGTGGTAGACCGCGGCTTCGTCACTTATACCAACACTGCGAAGATGGAGATGCTAGGGGTGCAGGAAGCGACGCTTGTGGCCTATGGCGCGGTATCTGCAGAGACCGCGCTGCAGATGGTTCAGGGTGCCCTCTTCCGGTCAAATGCGGCGCTTGCCGTTGCTGTCACCGGTATTGCCGGTCCGGGAGGCGGTTCTGCCGAAAAACCGGTCGGGCTCGTTCACCTCGCCGCCCGTGCCCGCAGCGGCGCGATCGTTCATCGTGAGATGCGTTATGGCGATCTTGGCCGTGATGCCGTACGGCTTGGAACGGTGGCGACTGCGCTGGAGATGCTGCTGGACCTGGCTCAGGCGTAG